ACTGCTGCGGACTTACAACCTTGTGGTAACATTTCTCGCCGCGTGAATTCCGGAAAGTATCCATTCGCCCAGTCGAAGTGGCCTTAGAAACGGCAGCGCCGGAAACACCCAACTGCTGCGCAATTTGACGCCCATTTACAAGATCATCGTCGCTGTAAGAATGTTGGTGACGCGCATAGTCCATTTTTTAAACCTCGTTTAACCAAAGTTAAACGGAATTAGTTAAAACGAGTTAATAAACGTCACAACAAAAAAGCCAGGCAAACCCGGCTGTAAAATTATTTCTTTGAACCTTTTATAACGGATATTGCAGGAATAATCAAACCTACAATAGTCGACACCCAGCCATAACTATCTTTTTCTGTAAAAATTATGACAAGAGCTCCACAAATAATCAGAGCAAAGCTTATCAAAAAAGAAAAACAAGACGGAAGTATTGATGCAATTCCCCTCAGCCAAACCTCGGTCTTAGCATTTTTCAAATTCATCTCATGAAGCTCTGCATTTCTTTTGTTGTCTTCATGAATATAATCTAGCTGCTTCGACTGATTTTGAGCAGCAATCTTTGAATTTTCACTAGCAACATCACCCCATCTAAGAAAATGAGTTTTGATGTCTTCATCCTTTGAAACGGCTTCAATTATTTCTGGAGTAACAAGGGATTTGTCAGCATACAGATTAGCCTGGTTAAACTGTATAGTGGCCTGCATTGTAGCAGGCTGTTCTTGTTCAGATCCATTTAAAGGAATATTATCACCCATGAACAAGTTCCTTATTGGCATTACAAAGGACCGCGCCAACAGAACCAAAATTCACATCTAGGCTTTCTGAAAAAGTTGGGATTCGAACCAAATCAACATTGCTCTTACCAACGTATCTTTTTTTCAAATCAACATGAACTGTTGGATTACCAGAAACAACATTCAAAGATCCAATGGAGAATACGCTTGAAAGAGCAATCTTTGCAAGATCTTTCTTATTCATAAGACAACCTCCGTTTGAATTCGTTGCCAAATCTACAAAGAAAATACCTAATTGACTTTAGTAAAGCAAATAAAAGTATTCCAAATCATAGCATTTTTTACCATTTCATTGCAGTTTATATCGTTTTACTGCATTTTATATCATTTTCGTTCAATTAGCGTCATCTACACTCTTTTATCGTTTTTCAGCTGCGATTTGTCAAACGAACCGCCCATCGTGGTCCACCCAGGAACCCGTTAACCCACCCGAAAATCTCAAAAATTTGCGGACGAAGTCGCGCGCGCCACCCCATGAGCCGATTCCGGAGAGCAACAAACCTTTTTGACAGGGGGCCTACCCTACCCCTCCACGCCCGTTAACACAGGTTTAACCGATTAACCAACGTTAACCAACGAGACCGAACCGGTACCCACAGCCCCCTGCACATCGCCCGTAATCAAGCGGTAAACAACGATTAACTAGCATTAACCTAAAAACATTCAAGTTAAACGAATTAAGCGATTGTGGAGCGAATGTGAAGCGAATCTAACAGGCGTTAACCCAACACCAGACATACCGCCCCACCATCCAAATTAACCAAAACATTCAACATTTAGACGCAAAAAGCCAGAGAGAATCACTCCCCTCCGGCTTGGTGTTGCCTAACCACTAAGGTCTAGACAACGGATTTTTTCTGCATGCACTGAATCTCGTGCATATCGCGAACACTCTGGAGCAAGTCCTTCATGTCGTCAATCTGCTGAGAACTGGCAAAGCCATTGGCATCGTCAGACTCGTTGCAGATGACTTCGAGATGAGTCATGCAGCGTTTTTCCAATTTAGCGAACAGTTCGCCCATATTAGCCTCCCATGCGAGCCATCAGCTTGGCAGCATCATCGGCGGAAAAGGTGAATCCCATCCAGGAAACCTTAGGCATATTGCTGAAGGCCTCGTTCAAGGCGGCACGAACATTATCCTCATGAACCATGGAGCCGTCTTCAGACAGCACCCCAAAAGACTTAAGGACAGATTCGTAAGGCTTAATGAATGATGCAGGATTGTTCCGCATCGCACCAACAGCCATAAGAGCAATGAACTTGCTCATGGAATTAGGCATAGCGGCAATCACATCCTGAGTGGCGAACATAGTCAATCCGTCAAGTGCCTGCTGTAAAGTGATCATAGCTCAGCTCCTTGTTATGCCGCCGGAGTTTCAGGGGCGATAGCCACAGGGCCCCAACCAGGACAAACGCTGGAATTCGGGACAACAGTCTTTGTAATGCCCGCAAGAGTTGCCTTAAGATTGTCGATAGCGGCGTTTGCGGCGTTGCAGCAGCAAGTCATCGTATCGGCGACGCGAGCAATCTTCTGATCCACAATCTGTTCCTTCAGAGGAGCAGCAGTTTCCAGAGCCAGAACACGACCGTCAATGCCAGCAATCTTAGCATTCATTTCCTTGTCGTTGCGGAACAGAGCATTGTAGACTTCCACCAGCTTCTTGTCAGTTTCCTGACCGGCCTTAAGAAGTGCAATCTCCGAATCCTTCTGGGCGAGAGCCAAGGTAGTCTGTTGATTGCCGCCGCCAAAGAGCGAACCAAGACCACCGTTCTGCATGAGGGCAAGTGCAGTACCTGCAATGCCAAGACCAAGACCAGCTTTAGCGGTGCTGGAAGAACCTTCGTTAGTGTAAGTAGCCATCGGATTACCCAATTACCCTTTACTGTTCGCCGGGCGGAATTGCCCGACAAGCAAAATCTATGAAGGAAAAACGGCAAATACAATGGCAAGTGTCCAACGGCTCCAATCAGTCCGAACTGTCCACAAAACACGTCCGTGTTTGTCCAAGTTGTCCAGATAAGCCTAATTAGTCCGTCAAGCAATCTATACAAAATACAAAACAATTATAATTTTATTACAAGAATTTAGGAGAAACCGCATGAGGCACCTAACCGTACCCCCGAAGACGGTCGCCTTCTACTGTGAAAGATCCGACAGGACCATTCGAAGAATGTGCGAGCGTGGAGAACTGGAAGCCGACCTGGTCGGCAACGAATGGATAATCAGCTCTGCCGGAGTCAAGCGACGATTCTGGAAACTCGGAAGAGCTTTATGGCAGAAGGTTCTGCACGACATCTACTCCGACCCGAAGGATTATGAGGAAGCCTATCAGGAATTCCTAGAAATCGAAGCCGAAGAATCGGCTAAAGAAAAAGCTCTGAAAAAGAAGCGGAAGTAAACCCACCAAACATCCACCAAACAAAAACGAGCCCGCGAACGCAGGCCCGGTTATCTACTCATCATCCTCAATCAGGAACTTTTCATGATATTTCAAGATCCTATAGGCAACGACACGGTCTCCGGCCCTTTCAACCTCGATGTCGACAATGTACCCATAATCAAAGAAGTTTTCCTTGGAATCAAGAACTTCCTTCTTGAAAGAGTCATCCAGGGAAATAAGCTTTTTAGGACTCTTGGAAACAGAAGTCACAATTCCCCTATCCCCAGGATTTCCAGACTTGCCGTCATTACGGACCTGGTTAAGATACAAGATTTCCTTTTCAAGCAAAGCTCTGCCAGGCATCATCATACGCTCGGAAACATTGACAGCCCTGTTAGAAATTCCGGAGCATTCTGCAGAAGTCTTGTCGACATAAACGCTGATATTATTGTTGTCACCAATGACAGAGAAAGCGACACTGCCATCGGAATCCTTTACGCAGGGATTCAGAACACGACCGACATTTCTAAGAGTTTTCGCATCGGCCCCATCAGGGAGATTTTCTACAGAGACAGGCTTGGAAAGAGACTCAACGACCGACTTGAAAAACTGGGCAAACTGAATAATTGAACTTGCATTTTCCACGATAGGCATAAGTGCGCCGGCAGTAGAAGCCAGGTCGATGATTACGCTACCCTTGCGCACCTCCTTGACATACAACTCTGCTCCATGGCCCGGATCTGTACGTTCACAAAACGAAGAGTACATCTCGGCCAGCGCGTTCATTGAATCGGCAAGATCAACAAGCCGGACCATCTTGGAATTTTTCAAATGAACTTCAAAAATATCTTCAGTCATACCCCCAAAGATACACAAAAGTTTGGCCAGGGTCAAGGCGGGGCCCGCGCGGGTCTTGAAAGGCTCAGAAGGGGCGTGGTGGTGGCGCTTGGGGGCCGGGGAATAAGAGACCATCCTAATTATGCCACAAGGACTTGGTGTGCGCCTGGAGCCGGTTCAGGGAGCAGGGGGCTGTGTGCGCTTGGACGGGCGGAAGCCCGCGGCGGTGCCTTGCGACGGACTCTCCCGAGTTAGCAGCACGCTGCACAGGCGTGGCGTTGGCGTTGTTTTGGGGTTGGGGCTAGTATTGGCACCTTTGCCCATAAAAAGGGCCGTGACGGCTGTTTATGGCGGGGTTTTGGCTATTGACAGGCGGGAATCAAGAATGTGTGTTTGTTCTGAAGGACTGAAAAAGATTTAAGATGTCTTATAAGCGTACTTATAAGAATGATTGTAAGACATCTTACCTTAACATATATGTATACATAAAAAGGATGTTTACACGTAAGAAGGATGTATAGTGTAGAACTTTTTCTTTCTTGGTTCTTCTTTCTTTTTAACCAACGAGGAAAATATGATTAAATCCGTTATGCAGGCCGTAGGGTACTGCTTTGCCATCATCGAGCACGAACACGACGCAAAAAAGGCCAAGGACCTTATCTACAGGAGGATCCTTGACCTTAAAAAGGAGCTGGGGTTCTAGAAAAAAGATGGGGCAATTTTGCCCCGTCAGTAAAAACATTGGTTTAAATTAAACCCATGAGTCTAAAGAGTGAATTCAGCAAGGCGATTGAAGCGAACTACAAAGGCGAAGCTTCTATCAAGTTTCCATACAGGTTTCTAAAAAGGACCATCGGTCAAGAAGGCGTTGACCAGGTAATCAACGCAGCCATTGAATCCGCTGTTAGACGGCTCCGAAGCTTGTCACCACAGTGCCACTACCAGTTTTCGGCAAGGACTTCAAACCGCAAGCACGCTGATACTCTGCTACTGCTAAGAGAACCTCCTGACGAGTCAGCGGACGGTAAGAAATAACGTGAAGAACGAATTTCCCGGACTTGACTAAAGTTTCAATCTTTTTCATAAGACCTACTTTTGAGGGGGCTTGGGGCCGTCGGACTTGAGCTTCTCCAATGTCTGGCTCATGCTGTCTATCAGCATTTGGCGGGCTATGTCACGAACATCAGCTGAATTTACCGAATCATTAGAAGATTCATTTTTCCGAAGCGCTTTTGCGGCGACTTCCTCACCAAAAATTTCTTCCAAGAACATTCCCGCACTCAGGAGTTTACCAATATTCTCACGAGTGACATCGCTTCTACCGGTATTCCAGGCAGCAACAAGTTCCCTTTTCACCCCTAAAGCATTCGCAAGAGACTGCTGTTTATACCCCTTACGATCCATAAATTCCTGAAGTCTAATTCTATCCATGGCAAGGAATATAAAAAAGAATAAAAAAAAGTGAAAAATTTTACCACAACCTATTGACAATGGTAAAATTTTTATCTGTTTATGGTAATATGATTAACAATAGTGGTAAAAATATCAACAATACGGCTAGTGGTTACAATGTTCGCGTAACCCCTAAAACCAAAGAACTTCTTGATTCCATCCAAAGTCAAATCAGCAACACCACCGGATCAAACAAGCCTTTAAGCGCTATCGTCGGTGACCTGGTTTATGACAAGGCAGTAGAACTCGGAGTCAATGGTTAAAAAATGGCTCGCCCCAAAAACGACATTCCAAGATTCATCTCTTTTGATATGCAAGAAATGGACGCAATTCAATCAACAATGACCAACGAAGAACTCGGTTCTTGGTGGAGAAAAGCCATTAGAGATGTTCGCTCTGGATGTCGTTCAAACGATGTTGACGATTTCATTAAAGAACAGTACAAAGTTACTGAATCAAGGATGCAAAAGCGCCAGCAAACCAACCAGGCATATTACAACAAGCATAACGACCAAGTGACCGTTCCCAGCGCAAGTGTAAACGCAAACGGATCACAGCAGGAAGCCGCGAACGGCAACACAGCGGACGATTGTAAAGCACAACCTTCCTGCACGAATTTTGCAGATGGCGACACCCGCGAGGGCTCGCTGAACATCGCTAACACGGGCAACCGTGCGCATCTGGAATCTGGTACATCTGCAAAAACCTCTGGCTCCAAAGTGGACGCCCCTACCGGTAACGCTGGGGAGAACAACCACAGCCCGCAAGGGTCGATTCTGGAATCCGCAACGTCCACCGCGGTAGCCAAGCCCTTGAAAAAGCCCTATGGCGAAAACAAGCACGTGCTCCTCACCGACGAAGAGGGGGCCAAGCTCAGGGAACTGTACGGCCACGATCTCGCCGTCGCCATCAACATCCTTGACGGCTACATCGAGAACAACGGCAAGGCAGCCAAGCGCTACAAGAGCCACTACATGGTGCTTCGCCGCGGCAACTGGGTGTGGGACAAGGTCCAGAACATGAAGCTCACCGAGAAACGCCTGGAGAACGCGGGCGGCAAGGCAAAGAACTTCAAGGCGGAGGAGCGCGAGGCCATGGCCCGATTCATCCGCGGGGAATCGGTCAATCACGATTCCAAGGTCAACGATTCGGAACTTTCAATGGAGGAGCTGAAGCAGCTGTATGGATGATATGCAGAAAAAAGTGAACCATCTGTGCCTATTGCTCAGGCTCCAGGTCATCGAGTACCTACTGAAGGTGGACCGCATCGAGTACGGCGCCCCGGCGCTCTCCGACGAGGAGATGGTGGTGACCAAGGCCATGATAAACGCATTGCCCTGCTGCACCAAGCGCCTGAAGGGCCTGTTCGAGGACGCACACCAGGCTCAGCGCGAAATGGGAATGTTCCCCCACGCCGTGAATCCGGGCGAACTCAAGTGGTGCCTCAAGAACCGCCACATCGGCTACAACTGCATCCAGCAGGTAAAGCATTCGTGGCTCCCCTTCAAGGAAGACAAGGACCTGCGTTCGCTCCCCGCCTTCAGGGCCCTCACCGAAGTCTACCGCCCCCTCATCGCATCGGGCAAGGGCATCATCCCGCCCATCGACGAAGACAAGGTCCAGGAAGAAGCCCTCGCCATCGTCAACCAAGTCACAGAAAAACTCATGGAGGAAAAGTGATGTCCTGGCTTATCAGAAAAGCAAAGAAAAAAGTCCTTGTCGATTTAGGCTCATGGCTCATCGCTCAATTCGTCACAAGAAGCATTCTCATGAGCAGAAACTTGTCGGACCATGGAAGTACCTACTGCAAGCTGAAAAACGGTTACAACGTTTTCGCCGTAGTGTCCAAGAAAGACATCACACTTTCCGACTTTTGTGATTGCACAAAATCTTCAGGCACGTATCATGATCTCGATCCCGATAAAGCTCAAGCCATTCCTCGCGAGTCACATCGTAAACCTGAACCGCACCAGTGAACGCCCCATAAAATTCAAGGTACGGATCAAACCACTTAGCTTCAAAGTAAACTGGGCTATCAAGATCTGTAATCGTGTCATCAATAATCATAGAAACCTCATGTTTTAAAGGGAACTTAGCAAATATGAACTTCAACGAATTCAAGAGCGCAGCCTTCTGGCAGCAGGAACGCAACCGCAAGGAAGCCGAAGAGCGTCGCGACAACTTCGCGGGAGCACTGGTCGCAACAGCCATGTTCGCCCTGTTCCCGTTCCTCTACTGCATCGCATCTATTCTCGACGGGTAGCTTATGAACGTACACGAAGCAGTCAGACGAAACAACTACAAGAACGCCCTGCACATGCTCTGCATCAAGATGGGATGGACCAAGGAATACTCCTGGTACATCATGCGCAGGGAACCGGATATGTGCAGGAACGGCGGTAGAGAAGCCTTCATCAAGAAGGCCACCAGATTGCTTGCGTTCAACTACGATGGCATCCACACCGGGGCCGAGCCGTCACTTTCGCCAAGGCTTTTGCCAAGCGAACATCCATTGAGTCAACCGATCCGTTTTCCACCTGAATTTGAAGAGAAGTCTAAATGAGTTTGAATCACGCTATTTTTCACGGTCGCCTGGGCAACAATCCAGAGATTACCACAATGCCCAACGGCAAGGAACGAGTCCGTTTCAGCATCGCCGTTGACCGCAACTACAAGGACCAGGACGGCAACCGCCCTACCGACTGGATTTCGGTCGTCATCTGGGGCAGTGCAAATTACGTCCGCAAGGTAAACCTCGCCAAGGGCGACAGCGTTATCGTCAGCGGCCGCATGGAGAACCACACCTGGACCGACAACAATGGTGTCCAGCACAACGCCAACTACCTGAACTGCAGCGAGATTCACTTGACAGCAAAGAAGGGTGACCGCAAGAGCGACAAGGACCAGGCTGCCGAAGCTGCGTTCCAGAA
The sequence above is drawn from the Fibrobacter sp. genome and encodes:
- a CDS encoding single-stranded DNA-binding protein translates to MSLNHAIFHGRLGNNPEITTMPNGKERVRFSIAVDRNYKDQDGNRPTDWISVVIWGSANYVRKVNLAKGDSVIVSGRMENHTWTDNNGVQHNANYLNCSEIHLTAKKGDRKSDKDQAAEAAFQNTTPQDDDDLPF
- a CDS encoding helix-turn-helix domain-containing protein, encoding MDRIRLQEFMDRKGYKQQSLANALGVKRELVAAWNTGRSDVTRENIGKLLSAGMFLEEIFGEEVAAKALRKNESSNDSVNSADVRDIARQMLIDSMSQTLEKLKSDGPKPPQK